In Saccharomyces cerevisiae S288C chromosome VIII, complete sequence, a genomic segment contains:
- the HXT5 gene encoding hexose transporter HXT5 (Hexose transporter with moderate affinity for glucose; induced in the presence of non-fermentable carbon sources, induced by a decrease in growth rate, contains an extended N-terminal domain relative to other HXTs; HXT5 has a paralog, HXT3, that arose from the whole genome duplication) translates to MSELENAHQGPLEGSATVSTNSNSYNEKSGNSTAPGTAGYNDNLAQAKPVSSYISHEGPPKDELEELQKEVDKQLEKKSKSDLLFVSVCCLMVAFGGFVFGWDTGTISGFVRQTDFIRRFGSTRANGTTYLSDVRTGLMVSIFNIGCAIGGIVLSKLGDMYGRKIGLMTVVVIYSIGIIIQIASIDKWYQYFIGRIISGLGVGGITVLAPMLISEVSPKQLRGTLVSCYQLMITFGIFLGYCTNFGTKNYSNSVQWRVPLGLCFAWSIFMIVGMTFVPESPRYLVEVGKIEEAKRSLARANKTTEDSPLVTLEMENYQSSIEAERLAGSASWGELVTGKPQMFRRTLMGMMIQSLQQLTGDNYFFYYGTTIFQAVGLEDSFETAIVLGVVNFVSTFFSLYTVDRFGRRNCLLWGCVGMICCYVVYASVGVTRLWPNGQDQPSSKGAGNCMIVFACFYIFCFATTWAPVAYVLISESYPLRVRGKAMSIASACNWIWGFLISFFTPFITSAINFYYGYVFMGCMVFAYFYVFFFVPETKGLTLEEVNEMYEENVLPWKSTKWIPPSRRTTDYDLDATRNDPRPFYKRMFTKEK, encoded by the coding sequence ATGTCGGAACTTGAAAACGCTCATCAAGGCCCCTTGGAAGGGTCTGCTACTGTGAGCACAAATTCTAACTCATACAACGAGAAGTCAGGAAACTCGACTGCTCCTGGTACCGCCGGTTACAACGATAATTTGGCACAAGCTAAACCCGTCTCAAGTTACATTTCCCATGAAGGCCCTCCCAAAGACGAACTGGAAGAGCTTCAGAAGGAGGTTGACAAACAACTAGAGAAGAAATCGAAGTCGGATTTACTATTTGTATCCGTCTGCTGTTTGATGGTTGCTTTTGGTGGGTTCGTGTTTGGGTGGGATACTGGTACTATATCTGGTTTTGTCAGGCAAACAGACTTCATTAGGCGATTTGGCAGCACCCGTGCAAACGGGACTACCTATCTTTCCGATGTCAGAACCGGTTTGATGGTTTCTATTTTCAACATCGGCTGCGCTATCGGAGGTATAGTTTTGTCAAAGCTCGGTGATATGTATGGACGTAAGATTGGTCTGATGACTGTTGTCGTCATTTACTCAATTGGGATCATCATCCAAATCGCCTCCATTGACAAATGGTATCAATATTTCATTGGAAGAATCATCTCAGGACTGGGCGTTGGTGGTATTACAGTTTTGGCGCCTATGCTAATTTCTGAAGTGTCGCCTAAGCAGTTGCGTGGTACTCTGGTTTCATGTTACCAATTAATGATCACTTTCGGTATCTTTTTGGGATATTGTACTAATTTTGGTACCAAGAATTACTCAAACTCTGTCCAATGGAGGGTACCATTAGGCTTATGCTTTGCATGGTCTATTTTTATGATTGTTGGTATGACGTTCGTTCCTGAATCCCCACGTTATCTGGTAGAAGTgggaaaaattgaagaggCCAAGCGGTCCTTAGCAAGAGCTAACAAAACCACTGAAGACTCTCCTTTAGTAACTTTAGAAATGGAGAACTATCAGTCTTCTATTGAAGCTGAGAGATTGGCGGGCTCTGCTTCTTGGGGGGAATTGGTTACTGGTAAGCCCCAGATGTTCAGACGTACACTAATGGGTATGATGATTCAATCTTTACAACAGCTGACAGGTGACAATTACTTCTTTTACTATGGTACTACAATTTTCCAGGCTGTTGGTTTGGAAGATTCATTTGAAACTGCTATTGTTTTGGGTGTTGTTAATTTTGTTTCGACTTTTTTCTCGCTATATACCGTCGATCGTTTTGGTCGTCGTAATTGTTTGTTATGGGGCTGTGTAGGTATGATTTGTTGCTATGTCGTCTATGCCTCTGTTGGTGTTACCAGATTATGGCCAAACGGTCAAGATCAACCATCTTCAAAGGGTGCTGGTAACTGTATGATTGTTTTCGCATGTTTCTACATTTTCTGTTTCGCTACCACTTGGGCCCCCGTTGCCTATGTCCTTATCTCTGAGTCGTATCCCTTAAGAGTACGTGGTAAAGCAATGTCGATTGCAAGTGCCTGTAACTGGATTTGGGGGTTCTTGATCAGTTTTTTCACTCCATTTATTACTTCAGCAATCAATTTCTATTATGGCTATGTCTTTATGGGTTGTATGGTGTTCGCATACTTTTATgtgttcttctttgttcCAGAGACAAAGGGCTTAACATTAGAAGAAGTCAACGAAATgtatgaagaaaatgtgCTACCTTGGAAGTCTACCAAATGGATCCCACCATCTAGGAGAACAACAGATTATGACCTAGACGCTACTAGAAATGATCCGAGACCATTTTATAAAAGGATGTTcactaaagaaaaataa
- the PAL2 gene encoding Pal2p (Protein involved in clathrin-mediated endocytosis; green fluorescent protein (GFP)-fusion protein localizes to the cytoplasm and the nucleus; YHR097C has a paralog, PAL1, that arose from the whole genome duplication), whose amino-acid sequence MNQTGRTIGGPQNGVNTVINPFRVSPSEDRVSSRDETPRNYNNPFLNEDDTRRAHNSSVSNSRQERLPSYEEAAGTPKQQAPYPKEKKRSSGSNSHQHNHHHHRRTSHGHRDKDKQKSKSRTKVKPPKNVDTIDKMDVTGLFGGSFHHDGPFDACTPQRNKNNKVAPVLAFPADGPNNTVGGRTSKKSTLDEVFGRETVDDDSETLNQLQDRAYLFNKANSSTTTLDAIKPNSKNITQFDSKMKTELVHGPITMGLGSTTFLDGAPASSAAIEQDVINHAQESRRKNSIARKKSLPSRRHLQVNNNNLKLVKTHSGHLEQKDVDDNRTSVPVTATQGSGHEDVVKKENTGNKLLRRVKSLKTSKKH is encoded by the exons ATGAATCAAACAGGAAGGACCATAGGCGGTCCTCAAAATGGCGTGAATACAGTGATTAACCCCTTCAGAGTTTCTCCTTCAGAGGACAGAGTATCAAGCAGGGATGAAACGCCCAGGAATTATAA TAACCCATTTTTAAATGAAGATGACACTAGGAGGGCCCATAACAGTAGCGTTTCCAATTCTAGACAAGAAAGACTCCCATCATATGAAGAAGCTGCGGGGACACCGAAACAGCAAGCTCCATacccaaaagaaaagaaacgcAGTAGTGGTTCAAATAGTCACCAACACAACCACCACCACCATCGTCGTACATCACACGGACATAGGGACAAAGATAAGCAGAAGAGCAAAAGCAGAACCAAGGTTAAGCCCCCTAAAAATGTAGACACTATTGACAAGATGGATGTTACAGGATTATTTGGCGGATCTTTCCATCATGACGGCCCCTTTGATGCATGCACTCCACAGAGaaataagaataataaaGTGGCGCCTGTACTGGCCTTCCCAGCAGATGGTCCAAATAATACAGTAGGCGGCCGCACAAGTAAGAAGTCTACCTTAGATGAGGTGTTTGGTAGGGAAACAGTAGACGACGATTCTGAGACGCTGAACCAACTACAAGATAGAGCATATTTATTCAATAAGGCCAATTCCAGTACTACGACTTTGGATGCGATTAAACcgaattcaaaaaatattaccCAGTTCGAttccaaaatgaaaactgAACTAGTCCATGGGCCCATTACGATGGGTCTAGGCTCAACGACGTTCCTGGATGGCGCACCAGCGTCTTCCGCTGCCATAGAGCAAGATGTTATCAACCACGCACAAGAATCTCGTAGGAAAAACAGCatagcaagaaaaaagtctCTCCCCTCAAGAAGACATCTACAAGtgaacaacaacaatttaAAGCTAGTGAAAACACATAGTGGACACTTGGAGCAAAAGGACGTAGACGATAATAGAACTTCTGTTCCGGTCACTGCCACCCAAGGAAGCGGTCACGAAGATGTTgttaaaaaggaaaacacCGGCAACAAGCTATTAAGGAGGGTGAAAAGCTTGAAAACTAGTAAAAAGCACTGA
- the SFB3 gene encoding Sfb3p (Component of the Sec23p-Sfb3p heterodimer of the COPII vesicle coat; COPII coat is required for cargo selection during vesicle formation in ER to Golgi transport; scaffolding function of Lst1p required to generate vesicles that can accommodate difficult cargo proteins that include large oligomeric assemblies and asymmetrically distributed membrane proteins; with Atg40p acts in autophagy of the ER; homologous to Sec24p and Sfb2p), whose product MSQQNILAASVSALSLDESTVHTGGASSKKSRRPHRAYHNFSSGTVPTLGNSPYTTPQLNQQDGFQQPQAFTPKQFGGFNNGSGSVMSTPVMVSQERFGASEASSPYGQSMLDMTAPQPTSHIVPTQRFEDQAQYLQRSFETCRDSVPPLPTTQFYCVDQGSCDPHLMSLSMYNIPESEHLRAATKLPLGLTIQPFSTLTPNDAEVPTIPLPMDGTPLRCRRCRAYANPKFQFTYDSSVICNICRVKMQVPGEHFAPMGPNGQRSDLNEKSELLHGTVDFLVPSIYNAIQEKELLPLHYVFLIDVSLLANENGSSLAMVEGVRSCIEYISDFQPNCEVAIIVYDNKLRFFNLRPDLDNAQEYIVSELDDVFLPFYNGLFVKPGNSMKIINDTLIKISGYISTDKYSHVPQVCYGSALQAAKLALDTVTGGQGGKIICSLNSLPTIGNGNLSLKRDNAHIAHVKCDNGFYKKLASDFLKSYISLDLYVTNAGFIDMATVGHPVEMTSGILKYYPHFQQETDAFTLVNDMVTNVSNIVGYQALLKVRCSTGLSVEQYYCDSSDNTDHDPIIPVLTRDTTLDVLLKYDSKIKTGTDVHFQTALLYTDIDGVRKVRSINTSGAVSNNIREIFKFINQNPVMRIMIKDVIKTLGDCDFVKIRRLIDDKMVEILTQYRGLVSSNSSTQLILPDSIKTLPAYMLAFEKSELMKPNAQSTRGNERIYDLLKYDSLNSAQLCYKLYPQIVPFHVLLEETDLTFYDANDKLLQINSSSINNLSVRASHSNFINGGCYLIFQGDTIYLWFNENTNRMLLQDLLSVDESLPVSQISLFSGTLPETGTSINQKASNVIKNWQQVVNKSSLPLVLLRPNVDQYYSNVMSQLLCEDKTVNRIESYDNYLVIMHKKIQEKLQKDDFIKVSTAATHENIHQKFVQF is encoded by the coding sequence ATGTCTCAGCAGAATATTTTGGCAGCTAGTGTTTCAGCGCTCTCTCTTGATGAATCTACTGTGCATACGGGCGGAGcatcttccaaaaaaagtagAAGACCTCACAGAGCATATCATAACTTTTCCTCGGGCACTGTTCCTACTTTGGGCAATTCACCCTACACTACACCCCAATTGAATCAGCAGGATGGTTTTCAACAACCTCAAGCCTTTACCCCTAAGCAATTTGGTGGCTTCAACAACGGTTCGGGTTCCGTTATGTCCACGCCTGTAATGGTGAGTCAAGAGCGATTCGGTGCGAGTGAGGCCTCCTCGCCATATGGTCAATCTATGCTTGATATGACAGCGCCTCAACCTACATCTCACATTGTTCCAACTCAAAGATTTGAAGATCAAGCTCAATATTTACAACGATCTTTCGAAACTTGTAGAGATTCTGTTCCGCCCTTGCCGACCACCCAGTTTTATTGTGTTGACCAAGGTTCATGTGATCCGCACTTGATGAGTTTATCCATGTACAACATCCCCGAAAGTGAACACTTGAGAGCCGCCACGAAGCTACCACTTGGATTAACCATCCAACCATTTTCCACTTTGACACCGAATGATGCAGAAGTTCCCACAATTCCATTACCAATGGATGGTACGCCTTTGCGTTGTAGACGTTGTCGTGCGTATGCTAATCCTAAATTTCAGTTCACTTATGATTCAAGTGTTATTTGTAATATTTGTAGAGTTAAGATGCAAGTTCCAGGTGAGCATTTTGCGCCCATGGGTCCCAATGGGCAACGAAGTGATTTGAACGAAAAATCAGAGTTATTGCACGGAACAGTCGATTTCTTGGTGCCAAGTATTTACAATGCTATTCAGGAGAAGGAGCTTTTACCACTACACTACGTGTTTTTGATTGATGTTTCATTGTTAGCTAATGAGAACGGAAGTTCTTTAGCCATGGTGGAAGGTGTCAGGTCATGTATTGAGTATATTTCAGATTTCCAGCCAAATTGTGAGGTTGCTATAATCGTTTATGATAATAAGTTGCGGTTCTTTAATTTGAGACCAGATTTAGATAATGCACAAGAGTACATTGTAAGTGAATTGGACGATGTTTTCTTACCATTTTATAATGGATTATTTGTTAAACCCGGAAACTCGATGAAAATCATTAATGACACATTGATAAAAATTAGTGGTTACATCTCCACCGACAAGTATAGTCACGTACCCCAAGTCTGTTATGGTTCTGCTTTACAAGCCGCAAAATTAGCGTTAGACACAGTAACTGGCGGGCAAGGTGGTAAGATTATTTGTTCTTTGAACAGCTTGCCAACGATCGGCAACGGGAATTTATCGCTAAAAAGGGACAATGCACACATTGCTCATGTTAAATGCGACAATGGGTTCTATAAGAAATTAGCATcggattttttgaaatcctACATTTCTTTAGATTTATATGTGACCAATGCGGGATTCATTGATATGGCCACTGTGGGCCATCCTGTAGAGATGACTTCCggtattttgaaatattatcCCCACTTTCAACAAGAGACGGATGCCTTCACTTTGGTTAACGACATGGTTACAAATGTCTCCAATATTGTTGGTTATCAAGCTTTATTGAAAGTTCGCTGTTCTACTGGGCTATCTGTGGAACAGTACTACTGCGATTCATCTGATAATACGGATCATGATCCAATTATTCCTGTATTGACTAGAGATACCACCTTAGATGTCTTACTAAAATATGAcagtaaaataaaaacagGAACCGATGTTCATTTCCAAACTGCATTGTTATATACTGATATTGATGGTGTCAGAAAAGTTCGTTCTATTAACACGTCAGGTGCGGTATCTAATAACATTCGtgaaattttcaagtttaTAAATCAAAATCCTGTCATGAGAATAATGATCAAAGATGTCATAAAGACGCTCGGTGATTGTGACTTTGTAAAGATCAGAAGATTAATTGATGACAAGATGGTCGAAATCTTGACCCAATATAGAGGATTGGTTAGCAGTAACTCATCAACGCAATTGATACTGCCGGATTCTATAAAGACATTGCCTGCTTACATGTTagcatttgaaaaaagcgAATTAATGAAGCCAAACGCTCAAAGTACCCGTGGTAATGAACGAATTTATGATTTATTGAAGTACGATTCATTGAACTCAGCACAACTTTGCTACAAACTTTATCCACAAATTGTGCCATTCCATGTATTATTAGAGGAAACTGATCTGACCTTTTACGATGCTAATGATAAATTATTACAGATCAACTCCAGCTCTATTAATAATCTATCTGTAAGAGCCTCACACTCTAATTTCATTAACGGCGGTTGCTACTTGATTTTCCAAGGTGATACTATCTATCTATGGTTTAATGAGAACACCAATAGAATGCTCTTGCAAGACCTGCTGTCAGTGGATGAATCCTTGCCCGTCAGCCAAATTTCGTTATTTAGTGGAACATTGCCTGAGACGGGCACTAGTATTAATCAAAAGGCTTCAAACGTCATTAAAAACTGGCAACAAGTAGTCAACAAGTCATCATTGCCGTTAGTCTTGTTGAGGCCTAATGTTGATCAATATTACAGTAATGTGATGAGTCAATTGCTTTGCGAGGACAAGACCGTCAACAGAATCGAATCATATGACAATTACTTGGTGATAAtgcataaaaaaattcaagaaaaacttcaaaaagaCGATTTCATTAAAGTCTCGACTGCCGCAACTCACGAAAATATCCATCAAAAATTTGTGCAGTTTTGA